A region from the Arachis ipaensis cultivar K30076 chromosome B01, Araip1.1, whole genome shotgun sequence genome encodes:
- the LOC107619926 gene encoding uncharacterized protein LOC107619926 gives MWLLEQLPKIPFLESLILKHCSLCERINISGSQLKFSELTNCSNLKEINIDAPNLLSCEYSGKDEPVISFRGISNQLEVNAHIHLNHQDADRLRQFIQNIVPQEVLTSLFVFIIQPYPIIESVDILQGSSSLPSIKHMQLCVVSDRQTCYFPVMNWLLSSCFPETISFSLHYNFNMRAFMVYFYEMLMGSKKGECYYFSRGPECWWHGLKVVKITHLERTYEIVKDLKAMLNTLPLSRNYDEEFITFTLKL, from the exons ATGTGGttacttgaacaattgcccaagaTTCCATTCCTTGAGAGTTTGATATTGAAACATTGTTCTTTGTGTGAGAGGATTAATATTTCAGGTTCTCAACTCAAGTTCTCGGAGTTAACAAATTGCTCTAACTTGAAAGAGATCAATATTGATGCTCCAAATTTATTATCATGTGAGTATAGTGGAAAAGATGAACCTGTTATATCTTTTCGTGGAATTTCTAATCAACTAGAAGTCAATGCTCATATCCACTTGAATCATCAGGATGCTGATAGATTGAGGCAATTTATCCAAAATATTGTACCCCAAGAGGTTTTGACGTCTCtgtttgtttttatcatccaacCATATCCA ATTATAGAAAGCGTAGATATATTGCAAGGTTCATCATCTCTACCAAGTATTAAACACATGCAATTATGTGTTGTCTCGGATAGGCAAACTTGCTATTTTCCTGTTATGAATTGGTTGCTTTCAAGTTGCTTCCCGGAAACTATTTCATTCAGCTTGCATTATAATTTTAATATGAGGGCATTCATGGTG TATTTCTATGAGATGCTAATGGGAAGTAAGAAGGGTGAGTGCTATTACTTTTCAAGGGGTCCTGAGTGTTGGTGGCATGGCTTGAAAGTTGTCAAGATCACACATCTAGAAAGGACTTATGAAATTGTTAAAGATCTCAAGGCCATGTTAAATACATTGCCCTTATCTCGTAATTACGATGAAGAATTTATTACTTTTACCTTAAAGTTGTAA